One Candidatus Gastranaerophilales bacterium DNA segment encodes these proteins:
- a CDS encoding family 10 glycosylhydrolase — protein MKNLVKSIILGALCLLPLSVAAQEGVLKSYTAPYRPVQSKTTTIIRKSAVKQSANKKLTVQANKKAAPNIKKVATTPAVSTNKQSINIVNTKPVSNTQNITNQMGIEDNTVKPIFPIVATQPPVEFVYKEAARNISAIDPSVATGANSYFPGLRGANQLVIYTPQYGIKTGTNEFGTEAIVYQNTVIQLNGADSLIPTTGFVISGHGSAKNWINENISIGSKIYIDTQNKKIKSYLTQDSLIFAAKEKIKEANSLMQYYSDMDILYNDKKATMYINKSKDLLRKAETDNQNAQILISDAMEAANMAIKNAIPYKADELKGVWIRPIEKSPDEIVKTVQNLDAAGINNIFLETYFHGKTIFPSKVLNDYNVTNQREEFVGFDPLRVWIDECHKRGIKVNIWFETFYVGNQNPVGNTKHVLNVHPDWANTTKAGYASNSPVASLSEHNGYFIDPANPAVQDYLLDLLKEIITKYRPDGINLDYIRYPQSIAAKFPSYDMSNWGYTQYARDEFKNLYNVDPVTIKYGTESWDLWARYRQDKITDFVKEVRKITKPKNILLTTVVFPDRQKALETKMQDWKSWSTLNIIDGYTPLLLTSDTNTASNMLSDIKMNSQPCTKVYAGLFVTFMGGSIDDLLMQIQESRKLKANGVIMFDYAHLDNKYVEALQARVFKPEDTQTVKTQTQQCSKKSTTVKTKKKKKFRKKCENEADIAVMA, from the coding sequence ATGAAAAATCTTGTAAAATCTATAATATTAGGAGCTTTATGCCTCCTTCCACTATCAGTTGCAGCTCAAGAGGGCGTGTTAAAGTCTTACACCGCACCATATCGACCTGTGCAGAGCAAAACAACAACCATTATCAGAAAAAGTGCCGTTAAACAATCAGCTAATAAAAAATTAACGGTACAAGCTAACAAAAAAGCAGCTCCGAATATTAAAAAGGTCGCAACGACTCCGGCTGTTTCAACTAACAAACAATCAATAAACATTGTAAATACAAAACCCGTTTCAAACACACAAAACATCACCAATCAAATGGGGATAGAAGATAATACCGTCAAGCCGATATTTCCTATTGTTGCAACTCAACCGCCTGTAGAATTTGTATATAAAGAAGCCGCACGTAACATCAGTGCTATTGACCCTTCTGTTGCAACAGGTGCAAACAGCTATTTCCCGGGACTTAGAGGTGCAAACCAACTTGTAATTTACACCCCTCAATACGGCATTAAAACCGGAACCAATGAGTTCGGAACAGAAGCAATTGTTTACCAAAACACGGTAATTCAACTAAACGGTGCTGACTCTTTAATTCCGACAACAGGCTTTGTTATCAGCGGTCACGGCAGTGCTAAAAATTGGATTAATGAAAATATTTCTATCGGCTCAAAAATCTATATTGATACACAAAATAAAAAAATAAAATCTTACCTAACCCAAGACAGCCTTATTTTTGCAGCAAAAGAAAAAATTAAAGAAGCAAACTCTTTAATGCAATATTACTCCGATATGGACATTTTGTATAACGACAAAAAAGCTACCATGTATATCAATAAATCAAAAGATTTATTGAGAAAAGCTGAAACAGACAATCAAAATGCTCAAATTCTCATAAGTGACGCTATGGAAGCAGCTAATATGGCAATTAAAAATGCAATCCCATACAAGGCTGACGAACTCAAAGGCGTCTGGATAAGACCAATAGAAAAAAGTCCTGATGAAATTGTCAAAACAGTACAAAACTTAGATGCAGCAGGAATTAACAACATATTCCTTGAAACATACTTCCACGGCAAAACTATTTTCCCTAGCAAGGTTTTAAATGATTACAACGTAACAAATCAAAGAGAAGAATTTGTCGGCTTTGACCCCTTGAGAGTATGGATTGACGAATGCCACAAACGAGGAATTAAAGTAAATATCTGGTTTGAAACATTTTACGTCGGCAACCAAAATCCTGTCGGCAACACAAAACACGTTTTAAATGTCCATCCAGACTGGGCAAATACCACAAAAGCCGGATATGCTTCAAATTCTCCAGTTGCTTCTCTATCAGAACACAACGGATACTTTATAGACCCTGCAAATCCTGCCGTTCAGGATTACTTGCTGGATTTGCTTAAAGAAATCATAACCAAATATCGACCAGACGGAATAAATCTTGATTATATACGTTACCCCCAATCTATTGCTGCGAAATTCCCGAGCTATGACATGTCAAATTGGGGCTATACACAATACGCAAGAGATGAATTCAAAAACCTATATAACGTTGACCCTGTCACCATTAAATACGGTACAGAATCTTGGGATTTATGGGCAAGATATCGTCAGGATAAAATAACAGATTTCGTAAAAGAAGTAAGAAAAATAACTAAACCTAAAAATATATTACTAACTACTGTGGTTTTCCCTGACAGACAAAAGGCTCTTGAAACCAAAATGCAAGATTGGAAAAGTTGGTCTACACTCAATATTATAGACGGTTATACGCCACTTTTGCTGACAAGCGACACCAACACAGCCTCCAATATGCTCAGCGATATAAAAATGAACTCTCAGCCTTGCACAAAAGTCTACGCAGGTCTATTTGTAACCTTTATGGGTGGCTCTATTGATGACCTTTTGATGCAAATACAAGAATCAAGAAAACTAAAAGCAAACGGCGTTATTATGTTTGATTATGCTCATTTAGATAACAAATATGTAGAAGCACTACAAGCTCGTGTATTCAAACCTGAAGACACCCAAACCGTAAAAACACAAACTCAACAATGCTCTAAAAAAAGTACAACCGTAAAAACTAAGAAAAAGAAAAAATTCAGAAAAAAATGCGAAAATGAAGCCGATATTGCAGTCATGGCATAA
- a CDS encoding DnaJ C-terminal domain-containing protein, producing the protein MKYKDYYEILGVDRSSTDAQIKSAYRKLARKYHPDVNKSADAVDKFKDINESYEVLSDKEKRSRYDSLGANWNQGSDFTPPPGFDGFNFNQGGFGGGQTYTHGFEGGGDFSDFFSSLFGDLMGGQRAQRQRQGGFSYEDLGGFASRGQARQKTHPKNTNLDVTQELNVSAKDLMQDKPISVKLNTMEKCMKCNGVGSICHSCGGTGFVTNSKNLSVKIPKGIKEGQKIRLSKEGKSDDYGQKGDLYFVIKFKDKDYTINGEDLTKVVEITPSDAVLGCKKDISTLHGTVGIKIPAKTQSGKTLRLKDLGLPKKSGGFGNLNVKISINIPSDLSEAQIELYKKLSELEKK; encoded by the coding sequence ATGAAATATAAAGATTATTATGAAATATTAGGGGTTGACAGAAGTTCAACCGACGCCCAAATTAAATCTGCATATAGGAAATTAGCTCGAAAATATCATCCTGACGTAAATAAATCCGCTGACGCTGTTGATAAATTTAAAGATATCAACGAATCTTATGAGGTGCTTTCTGACAAAGAGAAACGCTCAAGATACGATAGTCTTGGTGCAAATTGGAATCAAGGTTCTGATTTTACGCCACCGCCGGGGTTCGATGGATTTAACTTTAATCAAGGAGGTTTTGGCGGTGGTCAAACTTATACACACGGGTTTGAAGGTGGCGGAGATTTCTCTGACTTTTTCAGCTCTTTGTTTGGTGATTTGATGGGTGGTCAACGTGCTCAAAGACAAAGACAGGGCGGTTTTTCTTATGAAGATTTAGGCGGTTTTGCTTCTCGAGGACAAGCAAGGCAAAAAACTCATCCTAAAAATACAAATCTTGATGTTACTCAAGAATTAAATGTTTCAGCCAAAGACCTTATGCAAGATAAGCCCATAAGTGTAAAATTAAATACCATGGAAAAATGTATGAAATGTAACGGTGTAGGCTCAATTTGCCATAGTTGCGGCGGAACGGGATTTGTTACAAATTCTAAAAATTTAAGCGTAAAAATTCCTAAAGGTATAAAAGAAGGTCAAAAAATCAGACTTTCAAAAGAGGGCAAATCTGATGATTACGGTCAAAAAGGTGACTTGTATTTCGTTATAAAATTCAAAGATAAAGATTATACAATTAATGGCGAAGACTTGACTAAAGTGGTTGAAATAACACCATCTGATGCCGTATTGGGCTGCAAAAAAGATATTTCAACTCTCCATGGAACAGTCGGTATTAAAATCCCTGCTAAAACTCAATCAGGAAAAACATTACGATTAAAAGACTTAGGTCTGCCGAAAAAATCAGGTGGTTTTGGCAATCTAAATGTAAAAATTTCAATAAATATACCCTCAGACCTTTCAGAGGCTCAAATTGAGTTGTATAAAAAGTTGAGTGAGCTTGAAAAAAAATAG
- a CDS encoding BlaI/MecI/CopY family transcriptional regulator: MNYTHGSLENEILSAVWTMEESTETANTISVSEVLEDINKSGNVRAYTTVKTVMDRLVEKDMLARYKRGKKFYYKSTSSRDDMAKSAIKRLAGQYFNNDIRSLMKALEKECSSLAK; this comes from the coding sequence ATGAATTATACTCATGGCTCATTGGAAAATGAGATTTTAAGTGCAGTATGGACGATGGAAGAAAGCACAGAAACAGCTAACACAATATCAGTTAGCGAGGTACTTGAAGATATCAATAAAAGCGGAAATGTCAGAGCTTATACAACTGTAAAAACAGTAATGGATAGGCTTGTCGAAAAAGATATGCTTGCAAGATACAAAAGAGGCAAAAAATTCTACTACAAATCTACTTCCTCAAGAGACGACATGGCTAAATCAGCTATCAAAAGGCTTGCCGGACAATATTTCAACAACGATATCCGTTCTCTTATGAAAGCACTTGAAAAAGAATGTTCAAGTTTAGCAAAATAA
- a CDS encoding PD-(D/E)XK nuclease family protein has protein sequence MLNNFSANMLKTFKKCPKKFELIYENNIKIPSKSQAAEQGKNIHSLINYYLQNKDISKFVEILTSTEKELWENFLTQKIQPNDTLHTEYPFNVKLGNFWLTGRIDAIIKKDNEYIIYDWKTGSIPENAKSDLQTAIYLYAINEILKDLNPYNHCILSFIYVNLKNKTTEVIQTDDFLIDGYKSKITGIVESVRDKKHRKKSTTSTCKNCDLKNLC, from the coding sequence ATGTTGAATAATTTTTCTGCAAATATGCTGAAAACATTTAAAAAATGCCCTAAAAAATTTGAACTTATATATGAAAACAATATAAAAATCCCCTCAAAATCTCAAGCTGCAGAACAAGGTAAAAATATCCACTCCTTAATCAACTATTACCTCCAAAACAAAGACATATCTAAGTTTGTTGAGATATTAACCTCAACAGAAAAAGAATTATGGGAAAATTTCTTAACTCAAAAAATACAGCCAAACGATACTTTACATACAGAATATCCTTTCAATGTAAAGCTTGGTAATTTTTGGCTTACAGGCAGAATTGACGCCATAATAAAAAAAGATAATGAATACATAATATACGACTGGAAAACAGGTTCCATCCCAGAAAACGCAAAATCCGACTTGCAAACTGCAATTTATCTCTATGCTATAAATGAAATTCTAAAAGACCTAAACCCTTATAATCATTGTATTTTGAGCTTCATCTACGTAAATCTGAAAAACAAAACAACTGAAGTCATACAAACGGATGATTTTTTAATTGATGGATATAAATCAAAAATTACGGGAATAGTAGAAAGTGTAAGAGATAAAAAACATAGAAAAAAATCAACAACTTCAACATGCAAAAATTGTGATCTGAAAAATTTATGCTAA